A single genomic interval of Cellulosilyticum sp. I15G10I2 harbors:
- a CDS encoding ABC transporter permease, whose amino-acid sequence MNNKIRNLLTTNEIIVAYIIIGLSILIGCVNAAFFGVPTLVSLSRSMLVILIFAICEMVVIISGGIDVSFPAIACISLYATIRFMLVAGIDSPLFAFVMAAVIGILFGALNAYLIAKMKMPPLIATLGVSSVVSGGTLAFLGTKEISNIPDNVDKLSQVFIFTYTNTQGIRYSLTILFIIPVVVCIGAYIILKYTMLGRGIYAIGGDKNAARIAGFNVTKIQFIVYMTVGCLAGIGGITYMILMRQASPQVLMGSEMMVIAAVVIGGTRITGGHGSVLGTILGVGLITLVRNNLIMLGVPTHFQTLVVGLIIVIGTSITSLRAKKIANSAKV is encoded by the coding sequence ATGAATAATAAAATAAGAAATCTACTGACCACAAATGAAATAATTGTTGCTTATATTATTATAGGGTTATCTATACTTATTGGCTGCGTTAATGCAGCGTTCTTTGGTGTGCCAACCTTAGTAAGTCTATCCCGGTCTATGCTTGTAATACTTATATTTGCAATTTGTGAGATGGTAGTCATTATATCTGGGGGGATTGATGTTTCTTTTCCGGCTATAGCTTGTATTTCCCTTTATGCTACGATTAGATTTATGCTTGTAGCAGGTATTGACAGTCCATTATTTGCATTTGTAATGGCAGCGGTGATAGGTATTTTATTTGGTGCTCTCAATGCTTATTTGATAGCTAAAATGAAAATGCCGCCGCTAATTGCTACATTAGGTGTGAGTAGTGTAGTGAGCGGCGGAACATTAGCTTTCCTTGGAACAAAGGAAATCTCTAATATTCCAGATAATGTTGATAAACTTTCACAAGTCTTTATATTTACTTATACCAACACTCAGGGTATTAGATATTCACTTACAATATTATTTATAATTCCTGTTGTTGTTTGTATAGGAGCTTATATTATTTTGAAGTACACGATGTTGGGCCGGGGCATTTATGCAATTGGTGGAGATAAAAATGCAGCTAGAATTGCTGGCTTTAATGTAACTAAAATTCAATTTATTGTTTATATGACAGTTGGGTGCTTGGCTGGTATAGGTGGAATTACTTATATGATTCTTATGAGACAAGCAAGTCCTCAAGTGCTTATGGGAAGTGAAATGATGGTTATTGCAGCTGTAGTTATAGGGGGAACAAGAATTACAGGAGGTCATGGCTCTGTTCTTGGAACTATTTTAGGTGTAGGGTTAATCACACTTGTAAGAAATAACTTGATCATGCTTGGGGTTCCTACTCATTTCCAAACATTAGTAGTTGGTTTAATCATTGTAATTGGCACATCTATTACATCACTGCGCGCTAAGAAAATTGCTAATAGTGCAAAGGTTTAA
- a CDS encoding sugar ABC transporter ATP-binding protein: protein MKMNEVFLKLEGIKKSFGGVEALKGVDLEVKKGEIHCLAGENGCGKSTLIKVISGAHEATQGSIYIEGKKIDHLDPIDAIRLGIQVIYQDFAVFPNLSVAENIAMNRALMTGTKRMNWKKAKELAIHAMEQIGAHMDPGILVERLSVANKQMVAICRAIINDAKLLILDEPTTALTAKEVDKLNIIIRRLKDKGIAVVIVNHKLDEIYGIADKLTILRNGENVANGAIGEFDRMRFIKSLTGRDIVETTYRPEGSIEEILKVEHYTRQGAFEDVSFVLNKGDVLGITGLLGSGRGEIGDALFGLAPAESGRIFLNGKEISIKSIEDAMKHKIGYVPEDRLTQGLFLDRSIQDNTVAASIRKYLIKGKLDHAKMYEVTRKWIKKIGCIAPSPAPNIRTLSGGNAQKMVIAKWLNTEPKLLVLNGPTVGVDVGSKSDIHKILHELVKEGVGVIIISDDLPELIHNCNKIMIMKSGKTSGMFDAEALDETALTDLLSGKKEADNE from the coding sequence ATGAAAATGAATGAGGTATTTCTAAAGCTAGAAGGTATTAAGAAGTCATTTGGTGGTGTGGAGGCACTAAAGGGTGTAGATTTAGAAGTGAAAAAAGGGGAAATACATTGTTTAGCTGGTGAAAATGGCTGTGGAAAGTCAACACTTATTAAGGTTATTTCGGGTGCTCATGAAGCAACACAAGGAAGTATTTATATTGAAGGTAAAAAAATAGATCATCTTGACCCGATTGATGCCATACGCTTAGGCATTCAAGTTATATATCAAGACTTTGCTGTTTTCCCCAATTTATCAGTTGCTGAAAATATTGCAATGAATAGAGCCTTGATGACAGGAACTAAGAGGATGAATTGGAAGAAAGCAAAAGAACTTGCGATTCATGCTATGGAACAAATAGGTGCGCATATGGATCCTGGTATTTTAGTAGAAAGATTATCAGTAGCTAATAAGCAAATGGTAGCAATATGCAGGGCAATAATAAATGATGCAAAGCTCTTAATATTAGATGAACCTACTACGGCCTTAACTGCAAAAGAAGTTGATAAATTAAATATTATTATCAGAAGATTAAAAGACAAAGGTATTGCTGTGGTGATAGTAAATCATAAATTAGATGAAATTTATGGTATTGCAGATAAGTTGACGATTCTTCGTAATGGTGAAAATGTTGCAAATGGGGCAATAGGTGAGTTTGATAGGATGAGATTTATTAAAAGTTTAACAGGTAGGGATATTGTTGAAACTACATATAGGCCGGAAGGGTCAATAGAAGAAATTCTAAAAGTAGAGCATTATACAAGACAAGGTGCTTTTGAGGATGTAAGTTTTGTACTTAATAAAGGGGATGTACTAGGAATCACAGGGCTTTTGGGTTCGGGGCGTGGTGAGATAGGAGATGCGCTTTTTGGTCTTGCACCAGCTGAATCTGGAAGAATCTTTTTAAATGGGAAAGAAATTAGCATTAAATCAATAGAAGATGCTATGAAGCATAAGATTGGTTATGTACCTGAGGATAGATTAACACAAGGTTTATTTTTAGATCGATCTATTCAAGATAATACAGTGGCAGCATCCATTAGAAAGTATCTGATAAAGGGTAAATTGGATCATGCCAAAATGTATGAGGTTACTCGGAAGTGGATTAAGAAGATTGGCTGTATTGCACCTTCACCAGCACCCAACATTCGAACATTATCTGGGGGAAATGCTCAGAAGATGGTTATTGCAAAATGGTTAAATACAGAGCCGAAGCTTTTAGTACTAAATGGTCCGACAGTAGGGGTTGATGTTGGCTCCAAATCTGATATTCATAAGATTTTACATGAACTTGTTAAAGAAGGGGTAGGCGTTATTATTATTTCTGATGATCTGCCAGAACTGATCCATAATTGCAATAAAATTATGATTATGAAGAGCGGCAAGACCTCTGGAATGTTTGATGCAGAGGCACTTGACGAAACTGCATTAACAGATTTGTTAAGTGGTAAGAAGGAGGCCGATAATGAATAA
- a CDS encoding autoinducer 2 ABC transporter substrate-binding protein, protein MKKATKKVWALLSCMVIALSITACGSLDNAASTSTEPATVETTKSETTKSEEAKTETEKKSYKIAVVPKLTSIAWFQRMEVGVNEYAKEKGVDAFYTGPSQGDGALQAQAVEDLISQGVDAICVVPFSTESLEPVLKKARDAGIVVIAHEAANMQNIDYDIEAFNNEEYGRHFMTRLGELTGGKGEYILTVGGLTSASHNQWVDAAKKLQEEKFPGMSQYGDKIETADDQSISYNKVKEVLTANPNIAAIQGSAMPDVAGAALAVEELGLAGKVKIAGTSLVSVAGKYVKNGTIDTISFWDPALAGKAMIELAIKVLDGEKIETGMNLGITGYDNLTLENKVLTGQAWIDVNKDNVDDPAYDF, encoded by the coding sequence ATGAAAAAAGCAACAAAAAAAGTTTGGGCATTATTATCTTGCATGGTAATAGCACTTTCAATTACAGCGTGTGGGTCGCTTGATAATGCAGCTAGCACATCAACAGAACCAGCAACTGTAGAGACTACAAAATCAGAAACAACAAAATCTGAAGAAGCAAAAACTGAAACAGAAAAGAAAAGTTATAAAATCGCAGTTGTTCCTAAGTTAACAAGTATCGCATGGTTTCAAAGGATGGAAGTTGGCGTAAATGAGTATGCTAAAGAAAAAGGTGTAGATGCTTTTTATACAGGCCCATCACAAGGAGATGGAGCACTTCAAGCACAGGCTGTTGAGGATTTAATTTCACAAGGGGTTGATGCTATTTGTGTGGTTCCTTTCTCAACAGAGTCATTAGAGCCAGTTCTTAAAAAAGCGAGAGACGCTGGTATCGTAGTTATTGCTCATGAAGCAGCTAATATGCAAAATATTGATTATGATATTGAAGCGTTTAATAATGAAGAATATGGCAGACATTTCATGACAAGACTTGGTGAATTAACAGGCGGAAAAGGTGAGTATATATTAACAGTAGGTGGCTTGACCTCAGCTTCACACAACCAATGGGTTGATGCAGCGAAAAAATTACAGGAAGAAAAATTCCCAGGTATGTCACAATATGGTGATAAGATTGAGACAGCTGATGATCAATCAATATCTTATAATAAAGTCAAAGAAGTTTTAACAGCTAATCCAAATATCGCAGCTATTCAAGGTTCTGCTATGCCAGATGTTGCGGGTGCAGCTTTAGCCGTAGAAGAATTAGGATTAGCCGGAAAAGTTAAAATTGCTGGTACTTCTCTTGTATCTGTTGCAGGAAAATATGTTAAAAATGGAACTATTGATACTATTTCATTTTGGGATCCAGCGTTAGCCGGAAAAGCAATGATTGAGCTTGCGATTAAAGTTTTAGATGGTGAAAAAATCGAAACAGGCATGAACTTAGGTATTACAGGTTATGATAATTTAACCTTAGAGAACAAAGTACTTACAGGTCAAGCGTGGATTGATGTTAATAAAGACAATGTTGATGACCCGGCATATGATTTTTAA
- a CDS encoding HAD family hydrolase: protein MLKGIIFDMDGVLVNSEPMHYKAYCLALEKYNIVYPYEIYKNYIGSTQEKILEDIRSKNSSLCANEEFIKEYNTKKDFLIESDGFEVIPGIPALIRSLHAAGYQLAVASSSPYAYIIRVTKALGIYPYFHKIVSGADVPHPKPAPDVFFKAVEELELTPSECIIIEDSTNGVRAAQAAGIPCIGFYNPDSGDQNLKEAAIIIESFETLDAAFIEKVYQAHTK from the coding sequence ATGTTAAAGGGAATTATTTTTGATATGGATGGCGTTCTTGTGAATTCTGAGCCAATGCACTACAAAGCTTATTGTTTAGCTCTAGAGAAATATAACATTGTTTATCCATATGAAATCTATAAAAACTATATTGGATCTACGCAAGAAAAAATACTCGAAGATATTCGATCTAAAAATTCTTCATTATGCGCTAACGAAGAATTTATAAAAGAATATAATACAAAGAAGGACTTCTTAATTGAAAGTGATGGCTTTGAAGTTATTCCTGGCATACCTGCGCTTATACGCAGTTTGCATGCCGCCGGCTACCAACTCGCCGTAGCTTCTTCGTCACCATACGCATATATTATTCGTGTGACAAAAGCATTGGGGATTTATCCTTATTTTCATAAAATTGTAAGCGGAGCCGATGTACCGCACCCCAAACCAGCTCCTGATGTATTTTTCAAGGCCGTTGAAGAACTTGAGCTAACTCCTTCTGAGTGTATCATTATCGAAGATTCTACAAATGGAGTAAGGGCAGCTCAAGCAGCAGGCATTCCTTGCATTGGGTTTTATAATCCTGATTCTGGTGATCAAAACTTGAAGGAAGCTGCCATTATAATTGAATCTTTTGAAACCTTAGATGCTGCCTTTATAGAAAAAGTCTATCAAGCACATACGAAATAA
- a CDS encoding TetR/AcrR family transcriptional regulator, whose translation MPKQTFYNLTEEKQEQIINAAISEFANFTFNEVKISDIINKAKIPRSSFYDYFLDKEDLYKYIIFIIKEEKMRFMAPVLEIQEDKFFERLKGIFEAGAKFAALRPEYERLAQKMYENIEVIKKIFKEGETDVSSFYESMLIDGIKSGEIRRDIDVKFVAKSIYILSSQLMMEAYEEKQEDLSRCIEEITNKMIDFIKVGISR comes from the coding sequence TTGCCAAAGCAAACATTTTATAATCTTACAGAGGAAAAACAAGAACAAATTATTAATGCTGCAATAAGCGAGTTTGCAAATTTTACTTTTAACGAAGTAAAAATTTCAGATATTATAAATAAAGCTAAAATTCCTAGAAGCAGTTTTTATGATTACTTTCTAGATAAAGAAGATTTATACAAATATATTATCTTTATTATTAAAGAAGAAAAAATGAGATTTATGGCACCTGTTTTGGAGATACAAGAAGATAAGTTCTTTGAAAGACTTAAAGGTATCTTTGAAGCAGGTGCCAAGTTCGCAGCTTTGAGACCTGAATATGAAAGGCTTGCTCAGAAAATGTATGAAAATATAGAGGTCATTAAGAAAATATTTAAAGAAGGAGAGACTGATGTCTCAAGTTTTTATGAGTCGATGCTCATAGATGGGATAAAAAGCGGAGAGATAAGACGGGATATTGATGTTAAGTTCGTAGCTAAATCTATCTATATTTTGTCTTCTCAGCTTATGATGGAAGCATATGAAGAAAAGCAAGAAGATCTGAGTAGATGTATAGAAGAAATAACTAATAAAATGATAGATTTCATAAAGGTCGGCATATCCAGATAA
- a CDS encoding glycosyltransferase — protein sequence MKITFLTLGTRGDVQPYVALAKELIKNGHKAMICTGTSFKHFIEGNGVDFHEATADLMAILESEEGKQIFNGGKVNIFKMLKFAKEVITPAYRKSMDDFFVASKGSDLIVYHPKALAAVDISEYLNIPCMCMPPVPIMYPITEFPNFAVSANKNFGPLLNKLTYKVISLSESSYIKDINDFRKKSLQLPKRKMGEYTFKIKDKAIPIIYPISPFLFKEVKSWKDHVFLSGFFFLDVSEDKLDQALENFLESGKKPIVISFSSMPLKNPVVFKEKLLKALNETGNRAVILTGTSGMTFEGEENVFVADKAPHRLLFNKAKGIIHHGGVGTMAEALLSGVPQLIIPFTVDQPFWANRMYQQDYAIKPLREKNLETSDLVKALKAMEDVKYIENAKFIKNVIESEKGLEKAVAYIEKFRG from the coding sequence ATGAAAATTACATTTTTAACATTAGGCACTAGAGGAGACGTACAGCCTTACGTCGCACTTGCTAAAGAGCTTATAAAAAATGGGCATAAGGCGATGATATGTACAGGAACATCTTTTAAACATTTTATAGAAGGTAATGGCGTAGATTTTCATGAAGCAACAGCTGATTTAATGGCTATTTTAGAAAGTGAAGAAGGAAAGCAAATTTTTAATGGGGGCAAGGTTAATATCTTTAAAATGTTAAAGTTTGCAAAAGAAGTTATAACGCCGGCCTATAGGAAAAGCATGGATGACTTTTTTGTGGCCTCAAAAGGATCAGACCTTATAGTCTATCATCCTAAAGCACTTGCTGCCGTAGATATTTCGGAATACTTGAATATTCCTTGTATGTGTATGCCACCAGTTCCAATCATGTATCCGATCACTGAATTTCCAAACTTTGCAGTATCAGCCAATAAAAATTTTGGGCCCCTTTTAAATAAGCTTACTTATAAGGTTATTTCACTAAGTGAATCATCCTATATAAAAGATATCAATGACTTTAGAAAAAAATCATTGCAGCTTCCAAAGCGAAAGATGGGTGAATATACATTTAAAATAAAAGATAAAGCTATTCCGATCATTTATCCTATTAGCCCATTTCTTTTTAAGGAAGTGAAGAGTTGGAAAGATCACGTGTTTCTTTCGGGATTTTTCTTCTTAGATGTAAGTGAAGATAAACTAGATCAAGCATTAGAAAATTTCTTGGAAAGCGGTAAAAAACCAATTGTTATATCTTTTAGTAGCATGCCTCTTAAAAATCCAGTAGTATTTAAGGAGAAACTTCTTAAAGCTTTGAATGAAACTGGGAATAGAGCCGTGATTTTAACGGGAACAAGTGGTATGACTTTTGAAGGAGAAGAAAATGTTTTTGTAGCAGACAAAGCGCCCCATAGGCTTCTATTTAACAAAGCTAAAGGTATCATTCATCATGGCGGGGTAGGCACAATGGCTGAAGCACTTCTAAGCGGTGTTCCGCAGCTTATTATCCCCTTTACTGTTGACCAGCCATTTTGGGCAAACAGAATGTATCAGCAGGATTACGCTATAAAGCCATTAAGAGAAAAAAACCTTGAAACATCAGATCTCGTTAAGGCCCTTAAAGCAATGGAGGATGTAAAATATATAGAAAATGCTAAGTTTATTAAAAATGTCATAGAGTCTGAAAAAGGACTTGAGAAAGCGGTTGCATATATAGAAAAATTTAGGGGGTGA
- a CDS encoding response regulator yields MEENITVLIVEDDKYIMSLTTMYLKDEGYKTVEAVTGKEAISLFYVNKPDIILLDLGLPDMDGMEVIKQIREKSNAPIIVVSAREEESEKIRALDLGADDYMTKPFHMGELLARIRVSQRKLSSIANPTNIETFICDYLTVDYTKGLVFVDGEEVHLTPMEYKLLRLLINNRGKVLTHNYILNQIWGYSESNDAKSLRVFMASLRRKIERDTTSHRFIRTQVGVGYRFVEK; encoded by the coding sequence ATGGAAGAAAATATCACAGTATTAATCGTCGAGGATGATAAATACATTATGTCTTTAACAACCATGTACTTAAAGGACGAAGGCTATAAAACTGTTGAGGCAGTTACTGGAAAAGAAGCTATTTCGTTGTTTTATGTAAATAAACCCGATATTATCCTGTTAGACCTAGGCTTGCCGGATATGGATGGTATGGAGGTCATTAAACAGATTAGAGAAAAAAGTAATGCTCCTATTATTGTTGTTTCAGCACGGGAAGAAGAAAGTGAGAAGATCAGGGCTCTTGATCTAGGAGCTGATGACTATATGACAAAGCCTTTTCATATGGGTGAACTGCTTGCCAGGATAAGAGTTTCACAACGCAAGCTGAGTAGTATAGCGAACCCGACCAATATAGAAACCTTTATCTGTGACTATTTGACGGTGGATTATACAAAAGGACTTGTGTTTGTTGATGGTGAAGAAGTGCACTTAACACCTATGGAATATAAGCTTCTTAGGCTGTTAATTAACAATAGAGGAAAAGTGCTTACGCACAACTATATTCTCAATCAGATTTGGGGATATAGCGAATCAAACGATGCCAAAAGTCTTCGTGTATTTATGGCCAGCCTGCGCCGTAAAATTGAACGTGATACGACAAGTCATCGATTTATCCGTACCCAAGTTGGAGTTGGGTATCGCTTCGTAGAGAAATAA
- a CDS encoding sensor histidine kinase, translating to MKKKDYLSLVLILLATTFSSIVLKQLGLGKENILMIFMIGVLSITAFTKGYWLGLMAACVSVIIFNYFFTEPLHTFIINSVNDMALMLFFLIASMISSSLTARFWRQLLISKRNEQTAKLLHEIAHGFLNVTSEDNIIHHGIRYIKEHIGYDSVVELAESSRIYPHDSFVSQEDKRITELPITGIAKRIGTLRLYVKNEDLNMEQAWLVNAVAAQMGIALDREYIYNERENTRIAMEREHLKSNLLRSIGHDLRTPLAGIAGASSYIVQRARSLDGESIERLARDINEQAEWLTTLVENILNMTRIDNDKLEVNKQIEVIDDVVSEAVTHIVGLGKRPFKITLPKEVVAVPMDGKMIVQVLVNLLDNAVKHTSRNCPIELIVSQKELYVEFNVADGGMGTGSDTSKLFDAFVTSGKTGADGKKGIGLGLAICKAVVKAHGGSITTGTSHLGGALFTFTLPYTEVE from the coding sequence ATGAAGAAAAAAGATTATTTAAGCCTAGTATTAATACTACTCGCTACAACTTTTAGTTCCATCGTTCTTAAGCAATTAGGCTTGGGCAAAGAAAATATTCTTATGATTTTTATGATCGGAGTCTTGTCAATCACTGCTTTTACAAAAGGCTATTGGTTAGGGCTTATGGCAGCTTGCGTTAGTGTAATTATATTCAACTACTTTTTCACAGAGCCGTTGCACACCTTTATTATTAATAGTGTAAACGATATGGCTCTGATGTTGTTTTTTCTTATAGCATCGATGATATCTTCAAGTTTGACAGCAAGATTTTGGCGACAACTGCTTATTTCCAAAAGAAATGAGCAAACGGCAAAGCTGCTGCATGAGATAGCTCACGGCTTTTTAAATGTAACGAGTGAAGACAATATCATTCACCACGGGATCAGATATATCAAAGAACACATAGGCTATGACAGTGTAGTTGAACTAGCTGAAAGCAGCCGGATCTACCCGCATGATTCTTTTGTCTCTCAGGAAGACAAAAGGATTACAGAGCTTCCCATAACGGGAATTGCTAAAAGAATTGGAACACTGAGATTATATGTTAAAAATGAAGATCTGAATATGGAGCAGGCGTGGCTTGTCAATGCTGTAGCTGCACAAATGGGAATTGCCTTAGACCGTGAGTATATCTATAATGAACGAGAAAATACCCGAATCGCAATGGAACGAGAACATTTAAAAAGTAATCTTTTGCGAAGTATTGGTCACGATTTACGTACTCCGCTTGCCGGTATTGCCGGTGCAAGCAGTTATATTGTTCAGCGCGCTCGGAGTTTGGATGGCGAAAGTATCGAGCGTTTAGCAAGAGATATCAACGAGCAAGCAGAGTGGCTGACAACTTTGGTAGAAAATATACTAAATATGACTAGAATTGATAATGATAAGTTAGAGGTTAATAAACAAATTGAAGTCATTGATGATGTTGTCAGTGAGGCAGTTACCCATATTGTAGGACTAGGCAAAAGACCTTTTAAGATCACTCTGCCTAAAGAGGTAGTCGCAGTGCCTATGGACGGTAAAATGATTGTCCAAGTCTTAGTCAATCTGCTAGATAATGCGGTTAAGCATACCTCAAGAAACTGTCCTATTGAACTGATAGTAAGTCAAAAGGAGCTCTATGTGGAATTTAATGTTGCTGATGGCGGAATGGGAACCGGGAGTGATACTTCAAAACTGTTTGACGCCTTTGTGACTAGCGGGAAAACTGGAGCTGATGGAAAAAAAGGCATTGGTCTGGGACTTGCAATCTGCAAAGCTGTTGTTAAAGCGCACGGAGGTAGTATTACCACTGGGACATCACATCTTGGAGGTGCGCTATTTACATTTACACTGCCCTATACGGAGGTAGAATGA
- a CDS encoding potassium channel family protein: MKSILVIGIGRFGRHLSRKLIELGNEVMIVDKDEENLVELLPIATSAQIGDCTKEEVLRSLGISNFDLCFVCIGSSFQSSLEITSLLKELGAKYVISKASRDIHVKFLLKNGADEVADPQRYLAEKLATRYSANNIFDYFELTKDVGIYEIPPVESWIGKSIKEVNFRVRYHISILATKVGDKIQPLPSADHIFKAHEHLMVMGHQSDIEKILKKLS; this comes from the coding sequence ATGAAATCCATTTTAGTAATAGGAATTGGCAGGTTTGGAAGACATCTTAGTCGTAAGTTGATTGAACTTGGAAATGAGGTTATGATAGTTGATAAAGATGAAGAAAATCTCGTTGAGTTGTTACCCATTGCGACAAGTGCACAGATAGGTGATTGTACGAAGGAAGAAGTTCTGCGTTCATTGGGTATCAGTAATTTTGATTTATGTTTTGTGTGTATAGGAAGCAGTTTTCAAAGTAGCTTAGAGATTACAAGCTTACTTAAGGAATTAGGTGCAAAGTACGTTATCAGTAAAGCCAGTCGTGATATTCATGTTAAATTTTTACTGAAAAATGGCGCTGATGAGGTTGCAGATCCGCAGCGTTATTTAGCTGAAAAACTGGCAACACGTTATAGTGCAAATAATATATTTGATTATTTTGAGCTCACAAAAGATGTGGGTATCTATGAAATACCACCAGTAGAGAGTTGGATTGGAAAAAGTATCAAAGAAGTTAATTTTAGAGTAAGGTATCATATTAGTATTCTCGCAACCAAAGTGGGTGACAAGATTCAGCCGCTGCCATCGGCAGATCATATCTTTAAGGCACATGAACATCTTATGGTTATGGGACACCAAAGTGATATTGAAAAGATTTTAAAGAAACTGAGTTAA
- a CDS encoding TrkH family potassium uptake protein, which yields MLKVLNYPQMIALGYFLIIMLGALLLCLPIASRSNVSVGFIDALFTSTSAACVTGLVVFDTYTQWSLFGQMVILFLIQVGGLGFMTIITMFSFFLKRKIGLRERGLLRESMNTLYIGGIVRLVRKILIGTLLFEGFGAILLSIRFIPKMGLIEGIYKGIFHSVSAFCNAGFDLMGKTEKYSSLTHFSDDIIVNLTIIMLIISGGIGFFVWEDITKNKHHFKRYQLHTKIVLAMTLMLIVAGTISFYIFERSNILAEMPMDEKLIVSLFGAVTPRTAGFNTVDTAALTPATKLLTMILMFIGGSPGSTAGGIKTTTFAVILISLWSSLRHTKSDNIFGRRLEDNALKRASAVVSVNLILTLSATFLIIATNASFSLGDVLFEVVSAIGTVGLSTGITGTLNTFAQVIIILLMYCGRVGSLSFALLFTEHRTPSFVQSPTEKINIG from the coding sequence ATGCTAAAAGTATTAAATTATCCTCAAATGATTGCCCTAGGTTATTTTCTTATTATTATGCTGGGTGCATTGCTATTATGTTTACCGATAGCAAGCCGGAGTAATGTCTCTGTTGGATTTATTGATGCGCTCTTTACATCTACCTCAGCGGCCTGTGTAACCGGCCTCGTTGTTTTTGATACATATACTCAGTGGTCGCTATTTGGACAGATGGTTATCTTATTTCTGATACAAGTAGGTGGTTTGGGCTTTATGACAATTATTACAATGTTCTCTTTTTTCCTAAAAAGAAAAATAGGGCTTAGAGAAAGAGGGTTGTTACGGGAAAGTATGAATACTCTGTATATTGGGGGGATTGTACGTTTAGTTAGAAAAATATTGATTGGCACTTTATTATTTGAGGGCTTTGGAGCCATACTATTATCAATAAGATTTATACCAAAGATGGGACTTATAGAAGGGATCTATAAAGGTATTTTTCATTCAGTTTCTGCATTTTGCAACGCTGGATTCGATTTGATGGGTAAAACAGAAAAATATTCATCTCTTACACATTTTTCAGATGATATCATTGTGAACTTAACGATTATTATGTTAATTATTTCTGGGGGAATTGGATTCTTCGTGTGGGAAGATATAACGAAAAACAAACATCACTTTAAAAGGTATCAATTACATACGAAGATTGTTTTAGCAATGACGTTAATGCTTATAGTGGCAGGGACAATAAGCTTTTATATTTTTGAAAGGTCTAATATTCTTGCAGAAATGCCGATGGATGAGAAATTGATAGTATCTCTTTTTGGGGCTGTGACCCCAAGAACAGCAGGCTTTAATACTGTGGATACGGCAGCACTTACTCCGGCAACCAAGCTTTTGACCATGATATTAATGTTCATCGGCGGAAGCCCTGGATCTACTGCAGGGGGGATTAAGACGACTACTTTCGCAGTTATTTTAATTTCACTATGGTCAAGTCTTCGTCATACAAAGAGTGATAATATATTTGGACGAAGATTGGAAGATAATGCACTAAAGAGAGCATCAGCGGTGGTAAGCGTCAATCTCATTCTTACACTCAGTGCTACATTTCTAATTATTGCAACTAATGCGTCTTTTTCTCTTGGTGATGTACTATTTGAGGTAGTATCTGCAATTGGTACTGTTGGCCTTTCAACTGGCATTACAGGCACCTTAAATACTTTTGCACAAGTCATTATCATTTTATTAATGTATTGCGGAAGAGTGGGCAGTCTTTCATTTGCACTGCTATTTACTGAACATAGAACACCGTCATTTGTTCAAAGTCCGACAGAAAAAATAAATATAGGATAG